From Variimorphobacter saccharofermentans, one genomic window encodes:
- a CDS encoding co-chaperone GroES produces MRLVPLGDKVVLKQLVAEETTKSGIVLPGQAKEKPQQAQVIAVGPGGMVDGKEVVMQVKVGDKVIYSKYAGTEVKVDEEEFIIVKQNDIVAVVED; encoded by the coding sequence ATGAGACTTGTACCATTAGGAGATAAGGTAGTACTAAAACAATTAGTTGCAGAAGAGACAACAAAATCAGGTATTGTTTTACCAGGTCAGGCAAAAGAAAAACCCCAACAGGCTCAAGTTATAGCAGTAGGTCCCGGTGGAATGGTTGATGGAAAAGAAGTAGTTATGCAGGTCAAAGTAGGCGATAAAGTAATATATTCAAAATATGCCGGAACTGAAGTGAAGGTAGATGAAGAAGAATTTATTATAGTAAAGCAAAATGATATTGTTGCAGTAGTAGAAGACTAA
- a CDS encoding DUF2225 domain-containing protein: MSNLFSGLEAFGLGNLSEIDVYDDEKEKEIEKKQDEEEKTLFFEEENVFDKTFTCPVCDNEFKTKMVKTGKIKLLELDSDLRPIYQNMDPLKYDAIVCPNCGFAALNRFFKYVTTAQAALIKKNITAAFRGVNNSCEVFSYDEALARHKLALVNAIVKKAKTSERAYTCLKTAWILRGKAEHLPKDTPNYEQQIKELEAEELDFITKAYTGFDEAFSKEPFPMCGMDENTVTLMMADLARRIQKYDEAGRWISKVLIARDANERIKSKAREIKEMIKEEKN, translated from the coding sequence GTGTCTAATTTATTTTCAGGGTTAGAGGCATTTGGTCTCGGTAATTTATCGGAAATTGATGTTTATGACGATGAAAAAGAAAAGGAAATTGAAAAGAAACAGGACGAGGAAGAGAAAACATTATTCTTTGAAGAAGAGAATGTTTTTGATAAAACCTTTACCTGCCCTGTTTGTGACAATGAATTCAAGACGAAAATGGTTAAGACCGGAAAGATTAAGCTTTTAGAATTGGATTCAGATTTAAGACCAATTTATCAGAATATGGATCCGCTTAAGTATGATGCGATCGTCTGCCCTAATTGTGGGTTTGCCGCATTGAATCGTTTCTTTAAATATGTTACAACAGCTCAGGCAGCTTTAATAAAGAAGAACATCACGGCAGCATTTCGTGGTGTGAATAATTCCTGTGAAGTTTTTAGCTATGATGAGGCACTTGCCCGTCATAAGCTGGCGCTCGTTAATGCAATTGTTAAGAAAGCCAAGACCTCAGAACGTGCCTACACCTGTTTAAAGACTGCTTGGATATTGAGAGGTAAAGCGGAGCATTTACCGAAGGATACTCCAAATTATGAGCAACAGATAAAAGAATTGGAAGCGGAAGAACTGGATTTTATTACAAAGGCATATACAGGATTTGACGAAGCCTTCAGTAAAGAACCATTTCCTATGTGTGGTATGGATGAGAATACGGTAACTCTAATGATGGCAGATTTAGCGAGAAGAATTCAGAAATACGATGAAGCAGGAAGATGGATATCGAAAGTATTGATTGCAAGAGATGCTAATGAAAGAATTAAGTCCAAGGCCAGAGAAATCAAGGAAATGATCAAAGAAGAAAAAAATTAA
- a CDS encoding peptidoglycan-binding domain-containing protein has translation MSSPFHPVLNKNTTRIYPAEMGTQNLGRLRVRVTTQGMAPVENATVRVSPPNDSETVLDELTTDESGLTQEVELPAPPIDYSLAPSTEQPYTEYTLNISSANFTPITIHNAEIFPNVTALQNASMREAGPDDRGTLYVIPPHTLFGDYPPKIAESEIKDTAETGEIVLSQVVIPEFVIVHDGPPTDTSAANHYERFRDYIKNVASSEIYATWPEATITANILAILSFTLNRVFTEWYRNQGFNFTITSSTAFDHKWIPGRNIFSNIGLIVDQIFNNYLSRPNIKQPILTQYCDGNNVQCPNWMTQWGSKELGDQGRSAIEILRHFYGDSIYINTAPEVSGVPASWPGQNLNIGAYGNNVRMIQEQLNSISNTYSIIPKVAVNGQYTQQTADAVKAFQQIFDLPANGIVDFATWYKISGIYVAVTRMAE, from the coding sequence ATGAGTTCTCCTTTTCACCCTGTTTTAAATAAAAATACGACACGAATATATCCAGCAGAAATGGGAACCCAGAATTTAGGCCGGCTTCGAGTCCGTGTAACCACACAGGGAATGGCTCCGGTTGAGAACGCTACCGTTCGTGTATCACCTCCAAATGACTCCGAAACTGTACTTGACGAATTAACTACTGATGAATCGGGACTTACCCAGGAAGTCGAACTACCCGCTCCACCCATCGATTATAGTCTTGCTCCCTCCACAGAGCAACCCTATACGGAATATACCCTGAACATATCATCCGCCAACTTTACCCCGATTACGATACACAATGCTGAGATATTCCCGAATGTTACTGCCTTACAAAATGCTTCCATGAGGGAGGCAGGCCCGGATGATAGGGGCACACTCTATGTGATTCCTCCACATACCTTATTCGGTGACTATCCTCCTAAAATTGCTGAAAGTGAAATAAAAGACACTGCTGAGACCGGCGAAATTGTATTAAGTCAGGTTGTGATACCTGAATTTGTTATCGTTCATGATGGCCCTCCAACGGATACCTCTGCTGCAAACCATTATGAACGCTTTCGAGATTATATTAAAAATGTTGCCTCCAGTGAGATATATGCTACCTGGCCCGAAGCAACCATAACTGCCAATATACTAGCAATTTTATCATTTACCCTAAATCGGGTATTTACTGAATGGTACCGTAATCAGGGATTTAACTTCACTATTACCTCCTCAACCGCCTTTGATCACAAATGGATCCCCGGCAGAAACATCTTCAGTAATATTGGACTGATAGTCGACCAGATATTCAACAACTATTTGTCCCGACCCAATATAAAACAGCCCATTCTAACCCAATATTGTGACGGTAATAACGTGCAATGCCCCAACTGGATGACACAATGGGGATCAAAAGAGTTAGGAGATCAAGGTCGAAGTGCCATTGAAATATTGCGGCATTTCTATGGGGATTCCATCTATATCAACACCGCGCCTGAAGTATCCGGTGTTCCTGCCTCCTGGCCCGGCCAAAATCTGAACATCGGTGCATACGGTAATAATGTTCGGATGATTCAGGAACAGTTAAACAGCATTTCAAATACTTATAGTATTATTCCAAAAGTAGCCGTAAACGGCCAATACACACAGCAAACAGCGGATGCCGTAAAAGCCTTCCAGCAAATATTCGACTTACCCGCCAATGGAATTGTGGACTTTGCCACCTGGTACAAAATCTCCGGTATATATGTTGCAGTAACCAGAATGGCAGAATAA
- the thiT gene encoding energy-coupled thiamine transporter ThiT, which yields MLQKLVDFFATKEVYSEVETYYTPTLAGNILLLVIVIGIFVAMAAFTGGKKKVDVKQLSFSAMAITLAVLTSLIPVLRLPYGGSITYFSMFFICLIGYLYGPKAGVLTGIAYGFINLLLEPTILFPVQMLLDYPIAYGFLGLTGFFAKSKYGLIKGYVIGVLGRYFCHVITGCIFFYMYAPEGVHPFIYSLGYNASYIFPEAIATILLLAIPAVQNALKEVKRMTVQA from the coding sequence ATGTTACAAAAGCTTGTGGATTTTTTTGCTACGAAGGAGGTATATTCTGAGGTTGAAACCTACTATACCCCAACCTTAGCAGGCAACATTTTATTATTGGTAATCGTTATTGGTATATTTGTAGCAATGGCTGCATTTACCGGAGGAAAGAAGAAGGTTGATGTTAAGCAATTGTCCTTTTCGGCAATGGCTATCACACTTGCTGTGCTAACCTCTCTTATTCCAGTACTAAGATTACCTTATGGCGGCTCCATTACTTACTTTAGTATGTTTTTTATATGCCTCATCGGCTATTTATACGGCCCAAAAGCCGGTGTACTGACTGGAATAGCATATGGTTTTATTAATCTCCTTCTGGAACCCACCATATTGTTTCCGGTTCAAATGCTGTTGGACTATCCGATTGCATATGGGTTTCTGGGACTTACAGGCTTCTTTGCTAAATCTAAGTATGGCTTAATAAAGGGCTATGTCATCGGTGTTCTTGGAAGATATTTTTGCCATGTCATTACTGGCTGTATTTTCTTTTATATGTATGCACCGGAAGGGGTACACCCGTTCATCTACTCCTTAGGCTATAATGCTTCCTACATTTTCCCGGAAGCAATTGCAACGATACTTCTTCTAGCAATTCCTGCGGTACAGAATGCGTTAAAAGAAGTGAAAAGAATGACAGTACAGGCATAA
- a CDS encoding polysaccharide deacetylase family protein: MKNKSYSGIAIFILFFILMLLGINLNKDELEPEQKSTWKELKSIELMAILENEMKREDSGSSQTSTEDLPDYTQMFPDLYTVYSTPVKMDKGKKIAYLTFDDGPSKNTYEVLDILEERDIKATFFIVGSAINDKNEATLKRMVHEGHTIGIHTYSHMCNEIYCSVERFLDDFNTVYQQIYDITGERVNIYRFPWGSNNGYSKGIKDALMEEMERRGFSCYDWNVSANDSVGNPTPYSIRSNIKKDLNRQDYPIILMHDSSINDLTVKMLPDIIDMIQEEGFEFDTLDNRVPYQFQW; encoded by the coding sequence TTGAAAAATAAGTCTTACAGTGGCATCGCCATTTTTATACTGTTTTTTATTTTAATGCTTCTTGGAATCAATCTTAATAAGGACGAATTAGAACCGGAACAGAAAAGCACTTGGAAAGAGTTAAAGAGCATTGAACTGATGGCTATACTGGAAAATGAGATGAAAAGGGAGGATTCAGGCAGTAGCCAGACAAGTACGGAGGATTTACCGGATTATACGCAGATGTTTCCTGATCTATATACGGTGTATTCGACTCCTGTAAAAATGGATAAGGGTAAGAAAATTGCATATCTCACTTTTGATGATGGGCCGAGCAAGAATACCTATGAGGTACTGGACATTCTGGAAGAGAGAGACATCAAGGCAACCTTTTTTATTGTGGGGAGTGCTATTAATGATAAGAATGAAGCCACTCTGAAAAGAATGGTTCATGAGGGACATACCATAGGAATACATACATACTCCCATATGTGTAATGAGATATACTGCTCTGTTGAACGATTTCTGGATGACTTTAATACTGTATACCAGCAGATCTACGATATCACGGGAGAAAGAGTGAACATTTATCGGTTCCCATGGGGGAGCAATAATGGATATAGTAAGGGAATTAAGGATGCTCTTATGGAGGAAATGGAACGCCGTGGCTTTTCCTGCTACGATTGGAATGTCAGTGCCAATGATTCAGTGGGAAACCCCACACCGTACTCTATTCGAAGTAATATTAAGAAGGATCTGAACCGACAGGATTATCCCATTATCCTAATGCATGATTCCAGCATCAATGATCTAACCGTGAAGATGCTGCCGGATATCATCGATATGATACAGGAGGAAGGATTTGAATTCGACACCCTGGATAACAGAGTACCTTACCAATTCCAGTGGTGA
- a CDS encoding peptidoglycan-binding protein — protein sequence METQSFGRLRIRCNAPGFIPIENATVSISSPSDPTLTLERLTTDSSGLTEEIELPAPPISYSLEPSDVQPYSVYDLTISAPGHESAVYSNIEILPEIVSEQNAELNPVETDEVSEEVFVIEPHTLYADYPPKIPEDEIKPTGETGEIVLSRVVIPEFVIVHDGPPASNATNHYVRFRDYIKNVACSEIYATWPEASIYANILAILSFTLNRVYTEWYRNQGYNFTITSSTAYDHKWINGRNIFTNIGVLVDSVFTNYLSRPNVRQPILTQYCDGNRTQCPGWMTQWGSKSLGDQGYTAIQILRHYYGSSIYINTAPEVSGVPRSWPGQNLTTGSRGDSVRMIQEQLNRIAQVYSAIPKIAVDGIYGPKTAEAVRAFQRIFTLPVTGIVDLATWYKISNIYVGVTRIGV from the coding sequence ATGGAGACACAATCCTTCGGACGTCTTCGTATCCGCTGTAATGCTCCGGGATTTATACCAATTGAAAATGCTACCGTATCCATCTCCTCACCCTCCGATCCCACACTTACCTTAGAACGATTAACTACAGATTCCTCAGGTCTTACCGAAGAAATTGAGCTTCCAGCACCGCCAATCAGCTATAGCCTGGAGCCCTCCGATGTACAACCGTATTCTGTATATGACCTTACGATATCCGCTCCCGGTCATGAGAGCGCCGTATATTCCAACATTGAAATTCTGCCTGAGATAGTTTCAGAGCAAAATGCAGAATTGAATCCAGTCGAGACCGATGAAGTCTCAGAAGAGGTTTTTGTAATTGAACCTCATACCCTATATGCAGATTATCCTCCTAAAATACCGGAGGATGAGATCAAACCCACGGGGGAGACTGGAGAGATTGTATTAAGCCGCGTGGTAATTCCGGAGTTTGTTATTGTACATGACGGTCCTCCTGCATCAAATGCCACCAATCATTATGTTCGATTCCGCGACTATATCAAGAATGTAGCTTGTAGCGAAATTTATGCAACCTGGCCGGAAGCATCAATATACGCCAATATTTTAGCAATATTGTCCTTTACTCTGAACCGTGTATATACTGAATGGTATCGTAATCAAGGCTATAATTTCACCATCACCTCTTCGACTGCATATGACCATAAATGGATTAATGGAAGGAATATTTTTACGAATATCGGAGTATTAGTTGACTCCGTCTTTACCAACTATTTATCCCGCCCAAATGTCAGACAGCCAATTCTGACCCAGTATTGTGATGGTAATCGAACACAATGTCCAGGATGGATGACACAATGGGGTTCAAAATCTCTGGGTGACCAAGGATACACCGCGATTCAAATTCTTCGTCACTATTACGGAAGCTCCATCTATATCAATACTGCTCCTGAGGTATCCGGTGTTCCCCGTTCCTGGCCCGGACAGAATCTTACCACTGGCTCACGGGGTGACAGTGTGAGGATGATTCAGGAACAACTGAATCGGATTGCTCAGGTGTATTCTGCAATTCCTAAAATTGCTGTTGACGGAATTTATGGTCCAAAAACCGCAGAGGCAGTAAGAGCATTTCAGAGAATATTCACTCTTCCGGTTACAGGCATAGTAGATCTGGCCACCTGGTATAAAATCTCCAATATTTACGTTGGAGTTACCCGAATTGGCGTATAA
- a CDS encoding glutamine--tRNA ligase/YqeY domain fusion protein produces MNDKDIINDNASEATEKEVVSKNFIEMIIDKDLEEGKVKTIVTRFPPEPNGYLHIGHAKSILLNYGLAKKYGGRFNLRFDDTNPMKEKTEFVDSIIEDVKWVGGDFEDRLFFASDYFDQMYEAAVKLIKKGKAFVCDLSAEEIREYRGTLTEPGKNSPYRDRSIEENLKLFEEMKEGKYPDGSKVLRAKIDMASPNINMRDPVIYRVAKIPHHNTGDKWCIYPMYDFAHPIEDAIEGVTHSICTLEFEDHRPLYDWVVRELEYECPPKQIEFAKMYLTNVITGKRYIKKLVEDGIVDGWDDPRLVSISALRRRGFTPESIQMFMELCGVSKSQSSVDYAMLEYCIREDLKLKRPRIMAVLDPIKLIITNYPEDQIEYLEAPNNQENEEMGTRQIPFGRELYIERDDFMIEPPKKYFRLYPGNEVRLMNAYFVTCQDYVTDENGNVTEVHCTYDPETRSGSGFNARKVKGTIHWVAAKTAKKAEVRLYENIVDEEKGVYNEDGSLNLNPNSITVLKNCFIEPSIEGAKAPDSFQFLRQGFFCLDSKDSTDENLVFNRIVSLKSSYKPV; encoded by the coding sequence ATGAACGATAAGGACATTATTAATGATAACGCTTCAGAAGCTACGGAGAAGGAAGTGGTATCCAAAAACTTTATTGAAATGATAATCGACAAGGATTTGGAAGAAGGTAAGGTAAAGACAATTGTCACTCGGTTTCCTCCGGAGCCGAATGGATATCTTCATATAGGTCATGCAAAGTCGATTCTTTTAAATTATGGTTTGGCTAAAAAATATGGTGGAAGGTTTAATCTGCGTTTTGATGACACCAACCCCATGAAGGAAAAGACGGAATTTGTAGATTCTATCATTGAGGATGTTAAATGGGTAGGTGGTGACTTTGAAGACCGCCTGTTTTTTGCGTCTGACTATTTTGACCAAATGTATGAGGCTGCAGTAAAATTAATAAAGAAAGGGAAAGCCTTTGTGTGTGATTTATCTGCAGAGGAAATTCGGGAATACCGGGGCACCTTAACAGAACCTGGGAAAAACAGTCCGTATCGTGATCGCAGCATTGAAGAAAACTTAAAGCTTTTTGAAGAAATGAAGGAAGGGAAGTATCCGGACGGTTCGAAGGTTCTTCGGGCAAAGATAGATATGGCATCTCCCAATATTAATATGAGAGATCCGGTTATATACCGTGTGGCAAAAATCCCACATCATAACACCGGAGATAAATGGTGCATATATCCGATGTATGATTTTGCACATCCCATTGAGGACGCTATTGAGGGAGTGACACATTCCATTTGTACATTGGAGTTTGAGGATCACAGACCTTTGTATGATTGGGTAGTAAGAGAGCTGGAGTATGAGTGTCCACCCAAGCAGATTGAATTTGCTAAGATGTATCTTACCAATGTCATTACTGGTAAGCGTTATATTAAGAAGCTAGTGGAGGATGGAATTGTAGACGGTTGGGATGATCCGAGACTTGTATCTATCAGTGCCTTAAGACGAAGAGGGTTTACACCCGAATCCATTCAGATGTTCATGGAACTATGCGGCGTATCTAAAAGCCAGAGTTCTGTAGATTATGCCATGTTAGAATATTGCATCAGAGAGGATCTGAAGCTAAAAAGACCGAGAATCATGGCGGTACTTGATCCGATTAAGCTGATCATCACAAATTATCCGGAAGATCAGATAGAATATCTGGAAGCTCCGAATAATCAGGAAAATGAGGAAATGGGAACAAGACAGATTCCATTTGGAAGAGAACTTTATATTGAACGTGATGATTTTATGATTGAACCTCCTAAGAAATACTTCCGTTTATATCCTGGTAACGAAGTTCGTTTAATGAATGCATATTTTGTAACCTGTCAGGATTATGTTACGGATGAAAACGGTAATGTTACAGAAGTACATTGCACTTACGATCCGGAGACAAGAAGCGGTTCTGGCTTTAATGCAAGAAAGGTTAAAGGTACGATACACTGGGTAGCGGCAAAGACAGCAAAAAAAGCCGAGGTTCGTCTCTATGAGAATATCGTAGATGAAGAAAAGGGGGTTTATAACGAGGATGGAAGCTTGAATTTGAATCCGAATTCAATAACCGTTCTGAAAAATTGCTTCATAGAACCTAGTATCGAAGGAGCAAAAGCACCGGATAGCTTCCAGTTCTTAAGACAAGGATTTTTCTGCTTGGATAGTAAGGATTCCACCGATGAGAATCTGGTATTTAATCGTATCGTGTCTTTGAAGAGCTCGTATAAGCCGGTATAA
- a CDS encoding DUF6062 family protein: MKEKLYTIPVNDAFDEDSECPLCSMYKALEIEAIDFTMGPSYMEDDIREATSRLGFCEKHLVKMYDKQNRLGLALILKTQMDKVAKDIERLSQSGAKITAASLFKRKTDNSGVVEHLNALEDSCFVCDKINNTFDRYVATIFHLYHHEEAFRNKFKASKGFCIKHYRMLYDAAPNHLNGEELNDFLFNTNTLFLENMKRVSDDLEWFINKFDYRYADEPWKNAKDALPRAMQKTNSII, encoded by the coding sequence TTGAAAGAAAAGTTGTATACCATTCCGGTGAATGATGCATTTGATGAGGACAGTGAATGTCCGCTTTGCTCAATGTATAAGGCGTTGGAAATTGAAGCGATTGATTTTACAATGGGTCCGAGTTATATGGAGGACGATATCAGGGAGGCAACTTCCCGTCTGGGCTTTTGCGAAAAGCATCTGGTAAAGATGTATGACAAGCAAAATCGTCTTGGGTTAGCATTAATTCTAAAGACGCAGATGGATAAGGTGGCAAAGGATATTGAGAGATTATCCCAGTCCGGAGCAAAGATTACAGCGGCCTCTCTATTTAAGCGTAAAACGGATAACTCCGGAGTAGTGGAGCATTTAAATGCTTTAGAGGATAGCTGTTTTGTATGCGATAAAATTAATAATACATTTGATCGCTATGTCGCTACTATTTTTCATCTTTATCATCATGAGGAAGCATTTCGTAATAAATTCAAGGCTTCTAAGGGCTTTTGTATCAAACATTACAGAATGCTCTATGATGCAGCGCCCAATCATTTAAACGGAGAGGAGCTAAACGATTTTCTTTTTAATACCAATACACTTTTCCTTGAGAATATGAAACGTGTTAGTGATGATCTGGAATGGTTTATTAATAAATTTGATTATCGTTATGCGGATGAGCCGTGGAAAAATGCAAAGGATGCATTACCAAGAGCAATGCAGAAAACAAATAGTATTATTTAG
- the groL gene encoding chaperonin GroEL (60 kDa chaperone family; promotes refolding of misfolded polypeptides especially under stressful conditions; forms two stacked rings of heptamers to form a barrel-shaped 14mer; ends can be capped by GroES; misfolded proteins enter the barrel where they are refolded when GroES binds) has protein sequence MAKEIKYGAEARAALEVGVNKLANTVKVTLGPKGRNVVLDKSFGAPLITNDGVTIAKEIELEDPFENMGAQLVKEVATKTNDVAGDGTTTATVLAQAMISEGMKNLAAGANPIILRKGMKKATECAVDAISKMSSKVTGKAQIARVAAISAGDDSVGQLVADAMEKVSNDGVITIEESKTMKTELDLVEGMQFDRGYVSAYMCTDMDKMEANLDDPYILITDKKISNIQDILPILEQIVKTGAKLLIIAEDVEGEALTTIVLNKLRGTFSVVAVKAPGYGDRRKAMLQDIAILTGGTVITEELGLDLKETTLEQLGRAKSVKVQKENTIIVDGLGNKADIDARISQIKAQIEETTSEFDKEKLQERLAKLAGGVAVIRVGAATETEMKENKLRMEDALAATRAAVEEGIIAGGGSAYIHASKEVAKLAASLEGDEKTGASIILKALEAPLYCIVSNAGLEGSVVISKVKENKPGIGFDALAEEYVDMVTAGILDPTKVARSALQNATSVASTLLTTESVVAAIKSNEPAMPAGGAGMGMM, from the coding sequence ATGGCAAAGGAAATTAAATACGGTGCAGAAGCTAGAGCAGCCCTTGAGGTTGGCGTTAATAAATTAGCGAATACAGTTAAGGTTACACTGGGACCGAAGGGAAGAAATGTAGTTCTTGATAAATCCTTTGGAGCTCCTTTAATCACGAATGATGGTGTTACAATTGCAAAGGAAATTGAATTAGAAGATCCATTTGAGAACATGGGTGCACAGCTTGTGAAAGAAGTTGCAACCAAGACAAATGATGTTGCAGGTGATGGTACTACTACAGCTACCGTTCTTGCTCAGGCAATGATTTCCGAAGGTATGAAGAACCTGGCAGCAGGTGCAAATCCGATTATCTTAAGAAAAGGTATGAAGAAAGCAACAGAATGTGCTGTAGATGCAATATCAAAGATGAGTTCTAAAGTAACAGGAAAAGCACAGATTGCAAGAGTAGCAGCTATTTCAGCAGGAGATGATTCCGTTGGTCAGTTAGTAGCTGATGCTATGGAAAAGGTATCCAATGATGGTGTTATTACCATTGAAGAATCCAAGACAATGAAGACTGAGCTTGATCTTGTTGAAGGTATGCAATTTGACCGTGGATATGTATCCGCATATATGTGTACTGATATGGATAAGATGGAAGCTAATTTGGATGATCCATACATTCTTATTACAGATAAGAAGATTTCTAATATTCAGGACATATTACCAATACTTGAGCAGATTGTAAAAACAGGTGCAAAACTTCTCATTATTGCTGAAGATGTAGAGGGAGAAGCATTAACCACAATCGTACTTAATAAATTAAGAGGAACTTTCTCTGTAGTAGCAGTAAAGGCTCCGGGATATGGTGACAGAAGAAAAGCAATGCTTCAGGATATTGCTATTTTAACTGGTGGTACTGTTATTACTGAGGAATTAGGTCTTGATTTGAAGGAGACCACATTAGAGCAGTTAGGTCGTGCAAAATCTGTTAAGGTTCAGAAGGAAAATACAATCATCGTTGATGGTTTAGGTAACAAAGCGGATATCGATGCAAGAATTTCACAGATTAAGGCACAGATTGAAGAAACAACATCTGAATTTGATAAAGAAAAATTACAGGAAAGACTTGCTAAGCTTGCTGGCGGTGTAGCAGTAATCCGTGTTGGTGCAGCTACTGAGACAGAGATGAAAGAAAACAAGCTTCGTATGGAAGATGCTCTTGCAGCTACCAGAGCAGCTGTTGAAGAAGGTATTATCGCAGGTGGTGGGTCAGCATACATCCATGCGTCCAAGGAAGTTGCTAAATTAGCAGCATCTTTAGAAGGTGACGAGAAGACTGGTGCTAGTATTATCTTAAAGGCATTAGAAGCACCTCTTTACTGCATCGTTTCCAACGCAGGTTTGGAAGGCTCTGTAGTAATCAGTAAGGTAAAAGAGAACAAGCCAGGTATTGGATTTGACGCTTTAGCTGAAGAGTATGTAGATATGGTTACTGCAGGTATCCTTGATCCTACTAAGGTAGCAAGAAGTGCTCTTCAAAATGCAACAAGTGTAGCATCTACCTTATTAACAACCGAATCCGTTGTTGCTGCAATTAAGAGCAATGAACCTGCAATGCCAGCAGGTGGCGCTGGAATGGGTATGATGTAA
- a CDS encoding Ig-like domain-containing protein has product MIRKLLCKCFTTLCLLLLTAFLLPVFSINVATAKAGVVGKEKNEEYRLNLKSITLVKSKSYQLKVYNLGDNAKVSFKSSDSEIASVNDDGVVLANKVGTTTITVTIKDGNGQTPLTCDVTVGPPAFSVKFTKSRIIMGLGTTDFFNVILKPSNTAEVAKFSSYDSSIVNVSPGGRITANKLGLTYLFAEIDAKNADGSPKFAVCSVIVTNPEDTASFENYFNSHPELDMISEGELTNALDAFFNGKTDDVTNSKVEDVSKSEAVNKLNRYLEAKFDLAALRAKREAATANSK; this is encoded by the coding sequence ATGATAAGGAAATTATTATGTAAATGCTTCACTACACTTTGTCTGCTTCTTCTTACTGCTTTTCTTTTACCGGTTTTTTCAATCAATGTGGCAACAGCTAAAGCTGGTGTTGTTGGCAAGGAGAAGAACGAAGAATACAGATTGAATTTAAAAAGCATTACATTAGTTAAGAGTAAATCATACCAACTCAAGGTTTATAATCTTGGTGATAATGCAAAAGTAAGCTTTAAATCCAGTGATTCTGAAATTGCTTCTGTTAATGATGATGGTGTGGTTCTTGCCAACAAGGTTGGAACAACAACAATTACAGTTACTATTAAAGATGGTAATGGTCAAACCCCTTTAACCTGTGATGTTACTGTCGGCCCTCCGGCCTTTAGTGTCAAATTCACTAAGTCAAGAATCATAATGGGCTTAGGTACCACAGACTTTTTTAACGTAATATTAAAGCCTAGTAACACTGCAGAGGTAGCTAAATTTTCCAGTTACGATTCCTCCATTGTAAATGTAAGTCCCGGAGGACGTATTACTGCTAACAAATTAGGCTTAACCTATTTGTTTGCCGAAATCGATGCTAAGAATGCCGATGGCTCTCCGAAATTTGCTGTATGTTCTGTAATTGTAACAAACCCAGAGGATACTGCGAGCTTTGAAAATTACTTCAATAGTCATCCGGAACTTGATATGATTTCGGAAGGAGAGTTAACAAACGCACTGGACGCATTCTTCAATGGCAAGACAGATGATGTTACTAATTCAAAGGTTGAAGATGTGAGCAAATCAGAAGCAGTTAATAAACTAAATCGTTATTTGGAGGCAAAGTTTGATTTAGCTGCGCTTCGTGCAAAGAGAGAGGCTGCAACGGCCAACTCAAAATAG